Proteins encoded by one window of Candidatus Mesenet endosymbiont of Phosphuga atrata:
- the bioB gene encoding biotin synthase BioB, protein MLKDLLEIRLLNKEANVKKEWSFAEADQIFNLPFPELIYKAQTVHRQHFNPKKIQVSTLLSVKTGSCPENCSYCPQSAHYQTGLKKEPLLEITEVIEAAKRAKVAGSTRFCMGAAWRGPRDQDLEIVCEMVKEVKKLGLETCVTLGLLKPHQADMLKEAGLDFYNHNVDTSKEYYDKVITTRTFEDRLNTLKCVRASGIKVCCGGIIGMGETNEDRVKMLVLLANLDEPPESVPINMLIKIPGTPLENAADVDSFDFIRTIGVARTIMPKSYIRLSAGREKMSDELQALCFLAGANSIFYGEKLLTAQNPIPEKDNYLFQKLGLQKLQH, encoded by the coding sequence ATGCTGAAAGATTTATTAGAGATAAGACTACTGAATAAAGAGGCAAATGTGAAAAAGGAATGGAGTTTTGCTGAGGCAGATCAGATTTTTAATCTTCCATTTCCTGAACTGATCTACAAAGCACAAACTGTACACAGACAGCATTTTAATCCTAAAAAAATACAAGTTAGTACGCTCTTAAGTGTTAAAACAGGGAGCTGCCCAGAAAATTGCTCTTATTGTCCGCAATCAGCACATTATCAAACTGGATTAAAGAAAGAACCTTTGCTTGAAATCACTGAGGTAATTGAAGCAGCAAAACGTGCAAAGGTAGCTGGAAGTACTCGTTTCTGTATGGGTGCGGCTTGGCGTGGTCCACGTGATCAAGATCTAGAAATTGTGTGTGAGATGGTCAAAGAAGTAAAAAAGTTGGGTCTTGAGACTTGCGTAACTCTTGGGCTACTAAAACCTCATCAAGCTGACATGCTCAAAGAAGCCGGTTTAGATTTCTATAACCATAATGTTGATACATCCAAAGAGTATTATGATAAAGTTATAACAACGCGTACATTTGAGGATAGATTAAATACACTGAAATGTGTGCGTGCATCTGGTATCAAAGTTTGCTGTGGTGGCATTATTGGTATGGGTGAAACTAATGAAGATAGGGTAAAAATGCTGGTTCTTCTTGCTAATTTGGATGAACCTCCAGAGTCTGTACCGATTAATATGCTTATCAAAATTCCTGGAACTCCCCTTGAAAATGCAGCTGATGTAGATTCATTTGATTTTATACGTACTATCGGGGTAGCAAGAACTATAATGCCAAAATCATATATTCGTCTTTCAGCCGGAAGAGAAAAAATGTCAGATGAACTGCAAGCACTTTGTTTTCTTGCTGGTGCAAATTCAATTTTTTATGGAGAGAAGTTACTTACTGCTCAAAATCCGATACCTGAGAAAGATAATTATTTATTTCAGAAGCTGGGACTGCAGAAATTACAACATTAA
- a CDS encoding 8-amino-7-oxononanoate synthase: MYELYCKHCSILKGEGKYRQLPKAVIDEKCIDFSTNDYLGLSKSKVLFAAAKLAGEKFGVGSTGSRLLSGNKQIFEAFESQIAEDKKTESALILNSGFQANIAVLASLLDQSVLGNKPIVFFDKLNHASLYQAVFLSKAELIRYQHNDMDHLNSLLVKFESDPRAKFIVTETIFGMDGDVVPIDTVFALSKKHKAFLYLDEAHATGIVGDRGYGLSTKINLSEIPHLVLGTFSKALGCFGAYVACSYAVKDYLINKCSGFIYSTSLSPMIVGAAAKAWSLVQDLDNERQNLSLKAEDIRKRLKELGFNTGNSTTHIIPIILGDENMAITAKAELLKQGFIVSAVRPPTVPPGTSRLRIALNVSHSKSDLDHLICALKQIFSF; this comes from the coding sequence ATGTATGAGCTGTATTGTAAACATTGTAGTATACTAAAAGGTGAAGGTAAATATAGGCAGCTACCAAAGGCAGTTATCGATGAGAAATGTATCGATTTTTCTACAAATGATTATCTTGGTTTAAGTAAGTCAAAAGTGCTGTTTGCAGCAGCAAAACTTGCCGGAGAAAAATTTGGAGTGGGATCTACCGGCTCTAGATTACTTTCAGGTAACAAGCAAATATTTGAGGCTTTTGAAAGCCAAATTGCCGAAGATAAAAAAACTGAATCAGCCCTTATTTTAAATTCAGGATTTCAAGCTAATATTGCAGTGCTTGCTAGTTTGTTGGATCAGTCTGTGCTGGGAAACAAGCCTATTGTTTTTTTTGATAAATTAAACCACGCAAGTCTATATCAAGCTGTGTTTTTAAGCAAAGCTGAACTTATACGCTACCAGCATAATGATATGGATCATTTAAATAGTTTACTTGTGAAATTTGAAAGTGACCCAAGAGCGAAATTTATCGTCACTGAAACTATTTTTGGTATGGATGGGGATGTTGTGCCAATAGATACGGTTTTTGCTTTAAGTAAAAAACATAAGGCTTTTTTATATTTAGATGAGGCGCATGCCACAGGTATTGTGGGTGATAGAGGGTATGGTTTATCGACAAAAATCAACCTTAGTGAAATTCCCCATTTAGTTTTAGGTACCTTTAGTAAAGCTTTAGGGTGCTTTGGTGCATATGTTGCATGTTCTTATGCTGTAAAAGATTATCTTATTAACAAGTGTTCGGGATTTATCTACTCAACATCGCTCTCGCCCATGATAGTTGGAGCTGCAGCTAAGGCTTGGAGCTTAGTGCAAGATCTTGATAATGAGCGCCAAAATCTATCTTTAAAGGCTGAGGATATAAGAAAAAGATTAAAGGAGCTTGGGTTTAATACGGGCAACTCCACTACACATATTATACCAATAATTCTTGGTGATGAGAATATGGCTATAACTGCAAAAGCAGAGCTTTTAAAACAAGGATTTATTGTATCTGCTGTGCGCCCCCCTACTGTGCCACCTGGAACATCTAGATTGCGCATTGCACTGAATGTAAGTCATAGTAAAAGTGATTTAGATCACCTAATATGTGCTCTTAAACAGATTTTTAGTTTCTAA